In Sebaldella termitidis ATCC 33386, one DNA window encodes the following:
- a CDS encoding BMP family lipoprotein: MLKKNFKYLLLVMTMILAVLSCGKSESGGDSTSGKKNIKVGVIYTKAKLGGNSFNDLVFEGVKRAEADFGIKYNNVEPNTAADQENAQETMASSGEYALIIVVGQEQMDALKKTAEKYPDQKFAYIDGILEMPNIASYEAKEQEGSFLVGVLAALSKENKIDPKFNSENKLGFIGGVNSPLINKFYTGYMAGIRYVNPSYAVTADYVGGFNDPSTGKVIASTMNQKGNDVIYHAAGASGTGLFQAAEEKGFIAIGVNSNQNTLAPNNIIATMIKKVDVAAYSAIKDITEGKFSQGKNILGLKEDGVGYTTEGSNIKVPQEIIDEVEKIKQKIVSGELVIPDTPESVDEFLKNNTYSK, encoded by the coding sequence ATGTTGAAGAAGAATTTTAAGTATCTGTTGTTGGTAATGACTATGATATTGGCAGTTTTAAGCTGCGGGAAGAGTGAAAGCGGCGGGGACAGTACTTCTGGGAAAAAGAATATAAAAGTAGGGGTTATATATACTAAAGCAAAGCTTGGAGGAAATTCATTTAATGATCTGGTATTTGAAGGTGTAAAAAGAGCAGAGGCAGATTTTGGAATAAAATATAACAATGTAGAGCCTAATACTGCGGCAGATCAGGAAAATGCACAGGAAACAATGGCTAGTTCCGGAGAATACGCGCTGATTATAGTAGTAGGACAGGAGCAGATGGATGCATTAAAGAAAACAGCGGAAAAATATCCTGATCAGAAGTTTGCATATATTGACGGAATATTGGAAATGCCAAATATAGCATCTTATGAGGCTAAAGAGCAGGAAGGGTCATTCCTTGTGGGTGTGCTTGCAGCATTATCAAAGGAAAATAAAATAGATCCTAAATTCAACAGTGAAAATAAGCTTGGATTTATCGGAGGAGTAAATTCGCCTCTTATAAATAAATTTTATACAGGTTATATGGCCGGAATAAGATATGTTAATCCGTCTTATGCGGTAACAGCTGATTATGTAGGCGGTTTTAATGATCCTTCTACTGGAAAAGTAATAGCAAGTACAATGAATCAAAAGGGAAATGATGTTATTTATCATGCTGCGGGAGCATCAGGAACAGGATTATTTCAGGCAGCAGAGGAAAAAGGCTTTATAGCAATAGGTGTTAATTCGAATCAAAATACACTCGCACCAAATAATATAATAGCAACAATGATAAAAAAGGTAGATGTAGCCGCATATTCGGCAATAAAAGATATCACAGAAGGGAAATTCAGCCAGGGTAAAAATATTCTGGGACTTAAAGAAGACGGTGTAGGATATACAACTGAGGGAAGCAATATAAAAGTACCTCAGGAAATAATAGATGAAGTGGAAAAAATAAAACAGAAAATAGTCAGCGGGGAATTAGTAATACCAGATACACCGGAAAGCGTAGATGAATTTTTGAAAAATAATACTTATTCCAAATAA
- a CDS encoding ABC transporter ATP-binding protein, with protein sequence MKNITKTFPGVKANDDITFEVEKNEIHCLLGENGTGKSTLMNILFGLYKPDRGEIFINGERSSISNPREAFHKGIGMVHQHFMLVSQMTVLENIILGKEHGNFFMDLKESRKIINELAQKYNFKIELDEKVDSLSVGVKQRVEILKTLYRGADIIILDEPTAVLTPQEVEELFKILRSLKEDGKTIIFITHKLNETMELSDRITVLRKGKKVVTLNKEETSPAELAYYMVGRDVNFEIEKEAVKTGDVILSVKGLKLLEKSQSKVDFTVKAGEILGIAGVEGNGQLELEEIIMGLRKPLDGEIFIKDENITHKSVHERREMGIGYIPSDRHKRAMVKEFSIKENFLLGYQDSSQFTRNKFVKYGELTEYSKEMIEKFDIKVPGPEHTIGNLSGGNQQKVILSREVSHSPELIIAAQPIRGLDIGAIEFIHNILLELRSQGKAILLISAELSEIMKLSDRIAVFYEGEINGLVNAGELEREEIGLLMAGERLEKYGK encoded by the coding sequence ATGAAAAATATAACAAAAACCTTTCCCGGTGTAAAAGCTAATGATGATATTACCTTTGAAGTAGAAAAAAATGAGATTCACTGTCTGCTAGGGGAAAACGGAACCGGCAAAAGCACCCTTATGAATATTTTATTTGGTCTTTATAAGCCGGATAGGGGAGAAATATTTATAAACGGAGAAAGGAGCAGCATCTCGAATCCCAGAGAGGCATTTCATAAAGGGATAGGGATGGTTCACCAGCATTTTATGCTTGTCAGTCAGATGACCGTTTTGGAAAATATCATTCTTGGGAAAGAGCACGGAAATTTCTTTATGGATTTAAAGGAAAGCCGTAAAATAATAAATGAACTGGCACAGAAATATAATTTTAAAATAGAACTGGATGAAAAGGTAGACAGTCTCTCTGTAGGAGTAAAGCAAAGAGTGGAAATACTAAAAACTCTGTACAGAGGAGCGGATATTATTATTTTGGATGAACCTACTGCAGTACTTACACCTCAGGAAGTGGAGGAGCTGTTTAAAATACTGAGAAGTCTTAAAGAAGACGGAAAAACAATAATTTTTATCACGCACAAGCTTAATGAAACAATGGAGCTTTCTGACAGGATAACAGTTTTGAGAAAAGGAAAAAAGGTAGTTACCCTAAACAAAGAAGAAACCAGTCCTGCCGAGCTTGCTTACTATATGGTGGGCAGAGACGTGAATTTTGAGATAGAGAAAGAGGCTGTAAAAACAGGCGATGTGATTCTTTCTGTAAAAGGACTGAAGCTTTTGGAAAAATCACAGAGTAAGGTTGATTTTACGGTAAAAGCCGGAGAGATTCTCGGGATAGCGGGTGTGGAAGGAAACGGGCAGCTGGAACTTGAGGAAATAATAATGGGGCTGCGAAAGCCTTTGGACGGGGAAATATTTATAAAGGATGAAAATATTACACATAAAAGTGTTCATGAACGCAGAGAAATGGGGATAGGATACATACCGTCCGACAGACATAAAAGAGCAATGGTAAAAGAATTCAGCATAAAGGAAAACTTTCTTCTTGGATATCAGGACAGCAGCCAGTTTACCAGAAATAAATTTGTAAAATACGGGGAACTTACTGAATACAGTAAGGAAATGATAGAAAAATTTGACATAAAAGTACCGGGGCCGGAGCATACAATAGGAAATCTTTCCGGAGGAAACCAGCAGAAGGTGATACTAAGCCGTGAAGTAAGCCACAGTCCGGAGCTTATAATAGCGGCACAGCCTATAAGAGGGCTGGATATAGGGGCTATAGAATTCATACATAATATTCTTCTGGAATTACGCTCACAGGGGAAAGCCATTCTTTTGATTTCGGCCGAGCTTTCCGAAATAATGAAATTAAGTGACAGAATAGCTGTATTTTATGAGGGTGAAATAAACGGACTTGTGAATGCGGGAGAACTGGAAAGAGAAGAAATAGGACTGCTTATGGCAGGGGAAAGGTTAGAAAAATATGGGAAATAA
- a CDS encoding autotransporter domain-containing protein, producing MKKNKKLLMFLALNSVSASFAATGQLSAKSERIYNSIVKNIKSEKSNEKNYKLLEKILKDKNKELESLYLQNDYIVKPEYLEWQIFFSGFYNEKNKGGQPYNKPYRDKQKVKVIDLGVTIPIKGKNINVLDIDVNPSVFKPLIPQIENTAALNFLNIPLLDLQKISYQSPNVNIKSPSSIDIRTPSLNTYQNSAFLTLVGNENDLGPGTYILSTAPYNRNNAIVEYGRGPGGTTTSDVNSLMIVDVNNRRAVSIDSTGPRTFTNYGKIQLISTNTAGLEVQAQEGGTVTDVMNMINEGIIEGNNSLQAGMIFTPENVGTGPTTGRPNILNNNNLIELSGRYSTGMMINGWMPNFTWLIQAENNGAININGNNSYGMGLNINSDLLPNSFIKNNANGVVNIYGEESGGILIQSFLNESEINLGKINIYGDNSFGLYSSVSPSLKNSGEINLKNSTGSIGFRTEGGNLTNNAGGLIDISGGTENIAMYSISGGKNINNGTIKITDGTLNKGFFITGADSKGENNGQIEINADNSYGVVVTDKGSFIDNGLLSISGNDSYGIVSKGGTAGTGNSLSIDLTGENSIGIYAGDVTASSQVTLTGGSVSADNGGVNFGAGLNGTVSLNNVNFTVGNKSLGFFTQENGIINIQNSTGIIKGAAASSDRGTAFSLTGDGIGITEINSLADLNSLITASGLNLSNLTLNMESGSRLFLIQDASVKLSTINRIESNPALSGVIINGSDYKTMSLHSALLNIDEEMNLDNNNVEITNSSVINNSIIKGTNSSQQGIAQANTAGAAKSSLVLVNNGEINLSGQESVGIYADYGFINNNNIISTQGSSSFGIYGVNGTDIETAAGSIIKSGTNGAGIVSQSYILDPVTGLIIDNGYGDGTFKISHNGKIEMSGSNSFGIYADNNDTNILTDISARIINLNTGSLIDMSSTSTKGTALYANKATVNVYGNIKTGSEGIGIYADSSNITLNGGIIDISGDNATGIFLDGSSNMTLTHGVINIKGNNSTIFYINSSAILTGQDNVVINADPALKMVLANVKNNNFIYNRALSDVGQGSVLIAGENSIIGFETNAIIDSNSEDVTGLAANGGSAVNKGKLTFAGIDSMGIYTENADAVNMGELILGEKGTGIYNENGTVNNAGKIEIGEKGTGIYGSNSTSINNNSLIHSFGNSTVGIYENGDTAGSVIKNDMLGVINLDGSGTIGIYTSGNSAKNVTNAGEIKVGDSKDSNNPSIGIYNSALGTAIVNNGTLTSGESSLGIYDKGGNITENGILNVGKSGIGIYTDGGIANITQFSVITTNGNEAAAVQGKNNASVVNNSPNITLGSGDFGFILETGSNLTNLASVKLGDNNVFVYGDNAGIIKSADSIQITADGSNNIIFYTVNGGAIQNDSILKADIGIGNIGIFSDSGNIKNNGDILIGDSKIVYTAGVVDSNLSTYAVGIYGENSEIINYGDISLGAGAIGIYTKNNSVITQNYGNITGGTSSIPKTGVIGIIANNGKGIENFGNITLYGDGAIGIAGTNARNIINNGIISVTGNNAMGIYAPSGTLVENNGTINILGTGSAGIVAPSGKIANNGTIYFSDGAAATKEPNEYPLPDLENMGLIIVNGHFSNEGMNISIKPDINTLRASTIAGIDFVLNSGTISANTMTITDTVNILPDFSQGTNANVYMLENIFITSTGQVVSPNGKLPVVSKSLTWEATPSINDSGNIDIYMSKLSYQDFASGFWYEGFGKILDEKYFNAAGRALSIFDKIDIIEDESEFRHIMSSLGGNIYANINQREETIKGIFDTSLNVLQNSENNTKENVKINVIAGKGEVTEDTDGITGYNYETAGILALREVERTYKHTFGYSLGYAHTGFEFKDGNESEEWVDTVQLGLHNKYKSNGWKVVNDLTGRASIHNIDRNIDWADSGRSEMNGNYQTYSVTSDNILGKEISLGKNTRITPYGGLEATYMTRPTFGEKGLESLNIEGNDAWSVKPKAGLELEGSMPLGDTGGWKLKGALDLRYEYELGDLNVRESAKLTAVENEYRQLAKPEDENGKFKTGVLAGVEIEDRYGIFLTGDYSISDSDQNEYKVGVAFKAVF from the coding sequence ATGAAAAAAAATAAAAAATTATTAATGTTTTTAGCACTGAATTCGGTTTCAGCTTCTTTTGCTGCAACAGGACAATTGTCAGCTAAATCTGAAAGAATATACAATTCTATAGTAAAAAATATAAAATCAGAGAAGTCGAATGAAAAAAATTATAAATTATTAGAAAAAATATTAAAAGATAAAAATAAAGAATTAGAAAGTTTGTATCTACAAAATGATTATATTGTAAAACCTGAATATTTGGAATGGCAGATATTTTTTAGCGGTTTTTATAATGAAAAAAATAAGGGAGGACAGCCGTATAATAAACCGTACAGAGATAAACAAAAGGTTAAGGTGATAGATTTAGGCGTGACTATACCAATAAAGGGGAAAAATATTAATGTTTTAGATATAGATGTAAATCCGTCAGTATTTAAACCATTAATTCCACAGATAGAAAATACTGCAGCACTTAATTTTCTGAATATTCCTCTTTTAGATCTGCAGAAAATCAGCTACCAATCACCGAATGTTAATATAAAAAGTCCGTCTTCCATAGATATACGGACTCCGAGTCTTAATACTTATCAAAATTCTGCTTTTTTGACTCTGGTTGGCAATGAAAATGATTTAGGACCCGGGACATATATTTTAAGTACAGCACCTTATAATAGAAATAATGCAATAGTAGAATACGGACGTGGTCCCGGGGGAACGACAACATCTGATGTGAATTCCCTTATGATAGTGGATGTAAATAACAGGAGAGCAGTATCTATAGATTCGACCGGTCCCAGAACTTTTACTAATTATGGAAAAATACAGTTAATTTCCACTAATACAGCCGGACTGGAAGTGCAGGCCCAGGAGGGCGGAACAGTTACTGATGTTATGAACATGATAAATGAGGGAATAATAGAGGGAAATAACAGTTTACAGGCAGGAATGATTTTTACCCCTGAGAATGTAGGTACTGGTCCGACGACAGGAAGACCGAATATATTAAATAATAATAATTTGATAGAATTAAGCGGACGATATTCTACAGGAATGATGATAAATGGCTGGATGCCGAATTTTACTTGGCTTATTCAGGCTGAGAATAACGGGGCAATAAACATAAATGGAAATAACAGTTATGGAATGGGACTTAATATAAATTCAGACTTATTGCCGAATTCTTTTATAAAAAATAATGCAAACGGCGTGGTAAACATCTACGGAGAAGAATCAGGCGGAATTCTTATTCAGAGCTTTCTGAATGAATCTGAGATTAATCTTGGTAAAATTAACATTTATGGTGATAATTCTTTCGGGCTATATTCAAGTGTATCTCCAAGCCTGAAAAACTCAGGAGAAATAAATTTAAAAAATTCAACCGGATCAATAGGATTTAGAACCGAGGGAGGAAACTTAACTAATAATGCCGGCGGATTGATTGATATTTCCGGCGGGACGGAAAATATAGCCATGTATTCGATCAGCGGAGGAAAAAACATAAATAACGGGACAATAAAAATAACAGACGGTACTTTAAATAAAGGCTTTTTTATTACAGGTGCTGACAGTAAAGGGGAAAATAACGGACAAATAGAGATTAATGCAGATAATTCCTATGGAGTAGTTGTAACAGACAAGGGAAGTTTCATTGATAACGGATTATTGTCAATTTCAGGAAATGATTCTTACGGGATAGTTTCTAAAGGAGGGACTGCAGGCACTGGTAATTCGTTATCTATAGATTTAACTGGTGAAAATTCTATAGGTATTTATGCAGGTGACGTAACTGCTTCGAGTCAGGTTACGTTAACAGGCGGATCAGTCAGTGCAGATAACGGAGGTGTTAATTTCGGGGCCGGATTAAATGGTACTGTATCATTAAATAATGTTAATTTTACAGTTGGAAATAAAAGTTTAGGATTTTTTACTCAGGAAAATGGAATAATAAATATTCAAAATTCTACTGGTATAATAAAAGGAGCCGCTGCTTCTTCCGACAGAGGGACTGCGTTTTCACTCACCGGGGATGGAATTGGGATAACAGAGATAAATTCCCTTGCAGATTTAAATTCATTAATAACTGCTTCAGGATTAAATTTATCAAATCTGACTTTAAATATGGAATCCGGTTCAAGATTGTTTTTGATTCAAGATGCAAGTGTAAAATTAAGTACCATTAACAGAATAGAGTCAAATCCTGCATTATCAGGGGTTATAATAAACGGGTCAGATTATAAAACAATGTCTCTGCATAGCGCACTTTTGAATATAGACGAAGAAATGAATCTGGATAATAATAATGTAGAAATAACCAACAGCAGCGTAATAAATAACAGTATTATAAAAGGGACAAACAGTTCACAGCAGGGAATAGCCCAGGCAAATACAGCAGGAGCGGCAAAATCTTCGCTGGTATTAGTAAATAACGGCGAAATAAACCTTTCCGGACAGGAATCTGTGGGAATCTATGCAGATTATGGATTTATAAATAATAATAATATAATAAGCACTCAGGGATCCAGCTCATTTGGCATATATGGAGTAAACGGGACAGATATAGAGACAGCTGCCGGGAGTATCATAAAATCAGGGACAAACGGAGCTGGAATAGTAAGTCAGAGCTATATTCTGGATCCTGTAACAGGTTTAATAATAGATAACGGTTACGGGGACGGAACATTTAAGATAAGCCATAACGGTAAAATAGAAATGTCAGGTTCAAATTCATTTGGAATTTATGCAGATAATAACGACACAAATATTTTGACTGATATATCTGCAAGAATAATAAATCTGAATACCGGTTCATTAATAGATATGAGCAGTACATCAACTAAAGGAACAGCATTGTATGCTAATAAAGCCACGGTTAATGTGTATGGCAATATAAAAACCGGATCTGAAGGGATAGGAATTTATGCGGATAGCAGCAATATTACTCTGAACGGCGGAATAATTGATATATCAGGAGATAATGCTACCGGAATATTTTTGGACGGAAGTTCAAATATGACTTTGACTCACGGGGTAATAAATATCAAAGGGAACAATTCAACAATATTTTATATAAATTCATCTGCAATATTAACAGGGCAGGACAATGTTGTGATAAATGCAGATCCGGCACTGAAAATGGTACTGGCGAATGTAAAAAATAATAATTTTATTTATAATAGGGCATTGTCTGATGTCGGGCAAGGCTCAGTATTAATAGCAGGAGAAAATTCAATAATAGGATTTGAAACAAATGCAATTATTGATTCGAATTCGGAGGATGTGACCGGATTAGCAGCTAATGGCGGAAGTGCTGTGAATAAAGGAAAACTGACTTTTGCCGGAATAGATTCAATGGGAATTTATACAGAAAATGCAGATGCGGTAAATATGGGCGAACTGATTTTAGGAGAAAAAGGAACCGGTATTTATAATGAGAATGGAACAGTTAATAATGCCGGAAAAATAGAGATCGGAGAAAAAGGGACGGGTATATACGGCAGTAATTCTACCAGTATAAATAATAATTCACTGATACACAGTTTTGGAAATTCAACAGTAGGTATTTATGAAAATGGGGATACCGCAGGATCAGTAATAAAAAATGATATGTTAGGAGTAATTAATCTGGACGGATCAGGTACAATCGGTATTTATACTTCGGGAAACAGTGCTAAAAATGTGACTAATGCCGGAGAAATAAAGGTAGGTGATTCAAAGGATAGCAATAATCCGAGCATTGGAATATATAATAGTGCTTTAGGAACAGCTATTGTAAATAACGGAACTTTGACATCCGGGGAAAGCTCACTTGGAATTTATGATAAAGGCGGAAATATTACTGAAAACGGTATATTAAATGTCGGAAAATCCGGGATTGGAATATATACTGACGGCGGGATTGCCAATATAACACAGTTTTCGGTAATAACTACAAATGGAAATGAGGCTGCGGCGGTTCAGGGGAAAAATAACGCTTCAGTAGTAAATAATTCTCCTAATATAACATTAGGCAGCGGGGATTTCGGCTTTATACTGGAAACAGGTTCAAATTTGACAAATCTTGCCTCGGTAAAACTTGGAGATAATAATGTATTTGTTTATGGAGATAATGCAGGAATAATAAAAAGCGCCGATAGTATACAAATAACTGCTGACGGATCAAACAATATAATCTTTTATACAGTAAACGGCGGAGCAATACAGAATGATTCTATACTAAAAGCCGATATCGGAATAGGAAATATAGGGATTTTCAGTGATTCCGGAAATATAAAAAATAACGGAGATATTCTAATAGGAGATTCTAAAATCGTATATACAGCAGGTGTGGTAGATTCAAATTTAAGTACATATGCAGTGGGAATATACGGCGAAAACTCAGAAATAATAAATTATGGAGATATTTCATTAGGTGCGGGGGCAATAGGAATTTATACAAAGAACAATTCTGTGATAACCCAAAATTATGGAAACATAACAGGGGGGACTTCATCAATACCCAAAACAGGAGTAATAGGAATAATAGCTAATAACGGCAAAGGAATAGAGAATTTCGGAAATATCACACTTTATGGAGACGGTGCAATAGGAATAGCCGGAACTAATGCCCGAAATATAATAAATAACGGAATAATAAGTGTAACAGGAAATAATGCTATGGGAATTTACGCTCCGTCAGGTACTCTGGTAGAAAATAACGGAACTATAAATATATTAGGAACTGGCAGTGCGGGAATAGTGGCACCGAGTGGAAAAATAGCAAATAACGGGACAATTTATTTTTCAGACGGTGCAGCAGCAACAAAAGAACCGAATGAATATCCGCTGCCGGATCTGGAAAATATGGGGTTAATAATAGTAAACGGACATTTCAGCAATGAAGGAATGAATATTTCAATAAAGCCTGATATAAATACATTAAGAGCCTCTACTATAGCGGGTATAGATTTTGTACTGAACAGCGGAACAATATCAGCAAATACTATGACAATAACAGACACTGTAAATATACTCCCTGATTTTTCACAGGGAACAAATGCTAATGTATATATGCTGGAAAATATATTTATAACAAGTACCGGACAGGTAGTTTCACCAAACGGCAAGCTGCCTGTAGTCAGTAAATCACTTACCTGGGAAGCAACACCGAGTATAAATGATTCTGGAAATATAGATATTTATATGAGTAAATTGTCTTATCAGGATTTTGCATCCGGTTTTTGGTATGAAGGTTTCGGGAAAATATTAGATGAGAAGTATTTTAATGCAGCCGGCAGAGCCTTGAGTATATTTGATAAAATAGATATAATAGAAGATGAAAGTGAATTCAGACATATTATGTCAAGTCTCGGCGGGAATATATATGCGAATATAAACCAGAGAGAAGAGACAATAAAAGGAATATTTGATACATCATTAAACGTTTTACAGAATTCTGAAAATAATACAAAAGAAAATGTAAAAATAAATGTAATAGCAGGAAAAGGCGAGGTAACAGAAGATACAGACGGTATAACAGGCTATAATTATGAAACAGCAGGGATTTTAGCTTTAAGGGAAGTAGAAAGAACTTATAAGCATACATTCGGCTATTCACTGGGATATGCTCATACAGGATTTGAATTCAAAGATGGAAATGAAAGTGAAGAATGGGTGGATACAGTACAGCTGGGATTACATAACAAGTATAAATCAAATGGATGGAAAGTAGTAAATGACCTGACAGGAAGAGCAAGTATCCACAATATTGACAGAAATATAGACTGGGCTGATTCAGGAAGGTCTGAAATGAACGGAAATTACCAGACTTACAGTGTGACAAGTGATAATATTTTGGGTAAAGAGATTTCATTGGGGAAAAATACCAGAATAACACCTTATGGCGGTCTGGAAGCAACATATATGACAAGACCTACATTTGGTGAAAAAGGACTGGAGTCTCTCAATATAGAGGGAAATGATGCATGGAGTGTAAAACCAAAGGCAGGATTAGAATTAGAAGGAAGCATGCCATTAGGGGATACAGGCGGATGGAAATTAAAAGGTGCACTTGATCTAAGATATGAATATGAACTTGGAGATCTGAATGTAAGAGAGTCTGCAAAATTGACAGCAGTAGAAAATGAATATCGTCAGCTGGCAAAACCTGAAGATGAAAATGGGAAATTTAAGACAGGTGTTTTGGCAGGTGTAGAGATAGAGGACAGATATGGAATATTCTTAACCGGGGATTATTCAATAAGTGACAGTGATCAAAATGAATATAAGGTTGGAGTGGCATTTAAAGCTGTTTTTTAA
- a CDS encoding ABC transporter permease: MGNNKKDLGLVLKEISSIKSVKDIWSSIIAIILAFLVSSVIILLMNESPVEAYSYLIQGAFGNTRALYNTIAMSIPLMFTGLAVAVASRGGLFNIGAEGQLYIGSMCSVLTALAFPGLPKPVLLPLILIAGFAGGAVWGLIPGYLKAVKGINEVIVCIMLNYVAQLFTSYLVNGPFKDEGMQAHTKQISENARFVRYTTSSQLTNAVFVAILIIVCIYILLWKTSAGFKIRTVGLNFFSSEAAGINPKITMIATMALSGGIASMAGVTEITAKYYRFVDTFSPSYGFTGIAVAVLGRNNPFGIILTSLLFGMLDSGALRMTLETSISSSMIKVIQSLVILFVAAPQISRIFSKKVIRFGNSD, encoded by the coding sequence ATGGGAAATAATAAAAAGGATTTAGGTTTGGTTTTAAAAGAGATATCATCCATAAAATCCGTAAAGGATATATGGTCGTCCATAATAGCTATAATATTGGCTTTTCTGGTAAGCTCGGTGATTATTCTTTTAATGAATGAATCACCCGTAGAGGCTTATTCTTATTTGATACAGGGAGCTTTTGGAAATACAAGAGCCTTGTATAATACCATAGCTATGAGTATCCCTCTCATGTTTACCGGACTTGCTGTAGCTGTGGCTTCACGGGGAGGTCTGTTTAATATAGGGGCAGAAGGGCAGCTTTATATAGGGTCAATGTGCTCTGTACTTACTGCACTTGCTTTTCCGGGACTTCCAAAGCCTGTCTTGCTTCCGCTTATATTAATTGCAGGATTTGCAGGCGGAGCAGTATGGGGTCTTATTCCGGGATACCTGAAGGCAGTAAAGGGAATAAACGAAGTAATAGTTTGTATAATGCTGAATTATGTGGCACAGCTTTTTACATCTTATCTTGTAAACGGACCGTTTAAAGATGAGGGGATGCAGGCTCATACAAAGCAGATATCGGAAAATGCAAGGTTTGTACGTTATACGACAAGCTCGCAGCTGACTAACGCTGTTTTTGTAGCTATACTTATTATAGTCTGCATTTATATACTGCTTTGGAAAACATCAGCCGGTTTTAAGATAAGAACAGTAGGTCTGAATTTCTTTTCATCCGAAGCTGCAGGGATAAATCCCAAAATAACTATGATTGCTACAATGGCATTAAGCGGAGGAATAGCATCTATGGCAGGGGTAACGGAAATAACAGCTAAATACTACAGATTTGTGGATACCTTCTCGCCTTCATACGGCTTTACAGGAATAGCGGTAGCAGTATTAGGGAGAAATAACCCTTTCGGGATCATACTTACTTCACTGCTTTTTGGAATGCTTGATTCGGGAGCACTTAGAATGACACTGGAGACTTCTATTTCTTCCAGTATGATAAAAGTAATACAGAGTCTTGTAATATTATTTGTGGCAGCACCGCAGATAAGCAGGATTTTCAGTAAGAAGGTGATAAGATTTGGAAATTCAGATTAG
- a CDS encoding ABC transporter permease: MEIQISNILAITFQILIPIALAAIAGTISERSGVINLGLEGMMLIGAFGGAYGSFISGNPYVGIVFSVIICSVMGFLHAYFCLALKAHQSVVGVGINIFAGGITATLLKIIWQNEGQSPIVKSVPNVTIPVLNKIPVLRVLFENQSVYLYFTIIIAVFSYIVIYKTKVGLRLRAIGDHPKTAQTSGINVNKYRYIAVTISGAIAGLAGSYLSISLNNLFVKDMTAGRGFMGLAANIFGGWNPLGSLIASFVFSVAQALRFYLTGLNIPSYFIEMIPYLVTLVVLVVIKNKSKGPEALGKIE; this comes from the coding sequence TTGGAAATTCAGATTAGTAATATTTTAGCAATAACATTTCAGATACTTATTCCTATTGCTCTTGCAGCTATAGCAGGAACAATTTCCGAGAGAAGCGGAGTAATAAATCTGGGGCTTGAGGGAATGATGCTCATAGGTGCGTTCGGAGGGGCCTACGGCAGTTTTATATCAGGGAATCCATATGTAGGAATAGTGTTTTCTGTGATAATATGCTCTGTAATGGGATTTTTACATGCATATTTCTGTCTTGCACTTAAAGCGCACCAGTCAGTGGTAGGAGTGGGAATAAACATATTTGCAGGCGGGATTACTGCCACACTTTTAAAAATAATCTGGCAGAATGAAGGGCAGAGTCCCATAGTAAAATCAGTGCCTAATGTGACAATACCGGTACTAAATAAGATACCTGTTTTAAGAGTCTTATTTGAAAATCAGTCTGTTTATCTTTATTTTACAATAATAATAGCAGTTTTTTCATATATAGTTATTTATAAAACCAAAGTGGGACTCAGACTGCGGGCAATAGGAGACCACCCGAAAACTGCACAGACATCTGGAATAAATGTAAATAAATACAGATATATTGCTGTTACTATAAGCGGGGCAATAGCAGGACTGGCAGGATCATATCTTTCTATTTCCCTTAATAATCTGTTTGTAAAAGATATGACAGCAGGAAGAGGTTTTATGGGTCTGGCTGCTAATATTTTCGGCGGATGGAATCCTTTGGGATCACTGATAGCGAGCTTTGTATTTTCGGTAGCACAGGCTTTGAGATTTTATCTTACAGGTCTTAATATACCAAGCTATTTTATAGAAATGATTCCTTATCTGGTGACTCTGGTAGTTCTGGTTGTTATAAAAAATAAATCAAAAGGACCGGAAGCTCTTGGTAAAATTGAATAA